CGTTTCTCACCGAAGAGTTCGATTTCAGAAACGAAGTGGATTTTTTCCTCAAGGAGATCAAAACCTGTGGACAGGGGAAATGGATAGAGTGTAATCGCCTTGCTTGTGGTTGTAAGCGTTAGTGCGGGGCCGTTACTGATCGTGATGGGCAGATCGTGAGCCGAGAGCATCTGGCCAAGTTGGGTCGCGTGCCGTTCGGAGCGGCATGAGATGTGGATCTGGTCGCCAGTGTTGAGCCAGTCTCGGAGGTAGGCGGTGAGTGGCGCGAGCAGTCCAAATTTCTGGCGCTGCAGTTCGAGGTGCTGTTTGATCAGGATGTGGTTGCCGCAGTGGAGAGAAATGGTATCGATTGCCGGGTTGGTTAAAGCGGTTTGAGATCCAGTTGTTTCAGGGGGTAGGGGCGCTGTTGTTTCGGTTGGTGATTCTTCAAAGTCAAAAAGTTTGACCAGACGGAATTGCTCAGTGCGTTGATTAAACACCTCTTCTGTCAGGAAAAGTTCTTCTGGAGGGACTATAGCGGTTTGTGCTGTTTGAGACTCTTGGTAGTTGGTGTTAATCCGTTCCCATACCAGCTGGATGGTTCTGGCGATCTGGTGGGGGTCAAGAAGGAAGATCATGCTGCCTGGGGTCAGGAAGCTCAGCGGATCGCTTAAGGTGTCATAAAACAGGGGGATAAAAAATTCAATGCCTGGAAACTTGAGTCCACCGTCGATTTTTTCAAGGATCACATCAAGCTCGTCCCTGCTCCACCTGAGGTCCTCGGAGATCTGCCGAATACGGGTTAACAGTTTGGTCTGTCCCGCGTCGGTCGCCGGATAGAGGATGTCGCTAGCCGGGATAATCTCTGCTTCGGTGATCTCCTGGATCGATCGTTGGGAAATAGGATCGAAGAGGCGCATGGCCTCAACCGTATCGCCAAAGAAATCCAGGCGGACAGGGTACTCAAAACCAGGAGGAAAGATGTCCATGATTCCACCGCGGCGACTGAATTCTCCGGCGTTTTGGACCAAGCTCATCGACTCGTAACCAGCCTCGACCAGACGGCGGGAAAGGTTCTCCTGATCGACCTCCTCACCACTGATGATCAGTTCTGCCAGACCGGTAAGCAGGATGTCTGGCAGAACTTTGCGCAGAAGTGCCTCGCAGGAAGCCACCATGATATAAGGACCGGTTCCGGTCTTGATTTGGTAGAGGACTGACAGCCGTTGGGCTGTGGTCTGAGGGTCAGGCGACAGCGGAGAGTAGGGCGGTATTTCATAGCCGGGGTAGTGGTGGATTGGGGTGGTGGTGAATAGCGCCAGGTCTGAAGCCATTTGGACTGCCTGTGACTCGGTTGCTGTCACCAGGAGCAGCGGGGCGCCGAGGGCGGTGTTGGCTCGGGCGGCGAGGAGGGCGGCTGCGCTGGGTTTGAGTCCGGCAAGCGAAAGCTGAGCATTTTTATGTCCCAGCAGAGTTATGATGTGTTTAAAAGTTTTCAATGGGAGAGATGGCTAGGGTGATGTTTGTGAGGAAAGAGAGGGCCATTGACAGGTGAGTTGGTTCTTTCTTGTAGGGTTGTTGGTGATAAGTGGCGCCAAAAAAATTGGGTTCGAAGAGGTGGCGTTTGGTTAGATATTCACTTCAAGAGAGTAGACTGTTATTCTTGATATGTATCGATTTTTTGTAACCGTTCACCTGGGGCATCAAAACTACAGGTAACCCCGGAACTGTAAACGTTCATATCGCTGCAGATGCGCGAAAGAGGCCTGTACGCTATACACATGGTATGCGGACCAGGCCGATGACAAAGCAGATGCGGTGTTGCTGAACGTTTACGATTTTTGGTGATAGGATTGAATAGATCAGTCTATTCCGGAGGGTTTTAATGTGCTGTGAAAATTTCTATTATACGTTGGCCGGGTAGATGTTTGCAAGGTTTTTGATGGAAACAAAAAACCCGCGAATCATTGCTGATTGCGGGTTTTAAGAACTGCTATGAACTATTGTGGACTACAATATGGTGCCGAAGGCGAGACTCGAACTCGCACGACCGTGGGTCGCCACCCCCTCAAGATGGTGTGTCTACCAATTCCACCACTTCGGCAAAGCATAATTTCTTATTGTTCTTGTTTTTGGGCTGGAGCAGCCTCCTTTGGTTGAGACTCAGCCGGTATTTTAACCTCTTGTGTTTGAGGTGCTGCAGCAGGTGTGTCTGTGGTCTTGGCGCCGGGGAATTGGGCCGTTGGGTCAGTCTTGCCTTCGCTCTGGACCTGTGTTTCCGGGGTCATTGGCACTTCGACCGGAGTCGGTGCAATATCGACTTGTTGCTCAATTGGTGCAGTTACGCGCATTGACTTCATCACCGAACTTTTGGAAGTGTTGGCGGAGTAGTAGGCCAATGAGACGGAAGTAATCATAAAAACAATGGCACCAGTCGTGGTGATTTTGTTAAGCAATGGCAATGGACCTTCTGTGCCGAATACTGTCTGTCCTGAGCCGCCACCAAAGGAGGCACCCATGTCAGCCCCCTTGCCGTGCTGAAGGAGCACGATAACGATTAGGAAGAAACAGACAGAGATATGAACAATTGTTAACAGGGTGACCATTAAAAAATCCTGGTTAGAATAGGTACAACTTTAATTATGCGCCGGTTCGATGATGAATGATCCGGGCAAAAGAATCAATTTGCAACGCGGCGCCACCGACGAGCGCGCCATCAATGTCCGCCTGGCCCATTAAGGCATCAACGTTGTCCGATTTGACCGAGCCACCATACAATATTCTAATTCCACTAGCAACAGTTTTCTTAAAAAGGTCGGCGAGAATTGTTCGGATAAAGGCATGGGCGTCTTGGGCCTGCTCGGTGGATGCCGTCTGGCCGGTACCAATGGCCCAGACCGGCTCGTAAGCGATTATCAGGTGGTTTGGATCGTCCAGGGTGACAGCGGCAAGCCCTTCGCGGAGCTGGGACTCAAGCACTTGTATGGTGTGACCATTCTGGCGTTGCTCCAGAGTTTCGCCAATGCAGAGCACTGGAATTAGACCAAAGGACATGACTCCTTGCAGGCGAAGGTTGATCATGGAGTTATCTTCGTGAAACAGGTGGCGGCGCTCGGAGTGGCCGAGGATCACAAGGGTGCACCCGATTTCCTTGAGCATCAAGGGAGAAATCTCCCCGGTAAAGGCACCTTTATCCGCCCAACAGGCATTTTGGGAACCAAGCAGAACCTTGGTTCCGCGCAGCGCTTCGGCCACGGTGGGCAAAGAGGTAAATGGCGGAGCGATCATGACTTCGCATTCGGCGTCAGTAGTAGCAAGTCCTACGGCAGTAGCGAGTTTTGCGGCTTCCGCAAGGGTAAGGTGCATTTTCCAGTTTCCGGCAATTAAGGTGCGGCGCGGCATGGTGTAATCTCCTGTTAAACGTGAAATGTTGTCTTAGTCTAAGGCCGTGACCCCAGGGAGTTGTTTCCCTTCCATCAATTCAAGAAAGGCCCCGCCGCCGGTGGACATGTAGGAGACCTTATTGCCGGCATTGGCCTGGTTGATGAGGGCATTGGTATCGCCGCCACCCACTATGGAAAGAGCGGAGCTGTTGGTGACCGCTTGGACCAGGGCTGTTGAGCCGTTGGCAAATGGCGTCATTTCAAAAGCTCCCATGGGGCCGTTCCAGACGATGGTCTTGGCTTCAGCGAGAGCTTTGGTGAAGGATGCTGCGCTGTCTGGGCCGATGTCTAGGATCATCCATCCGTTCGGGACCTTGTCCAGCCCTACTATCCGGGTTGTCGCGTCGGCGGCAAAGGTATCAGCCACTACAAAATCCGTGGGCAGGTGGATGGTTATGTTCTTGTTACTGGCCAGACTCAGAAGCTCGCGGGCGGTGTCGAGCAGATCGTTTTCAACCAGAGATGAGCCGATGTCGTGGCCTTGGGCCTTGAGAAAGGTGTTAGCCATAGCCCCGCCGATAATCATCCCGTTAACCCGGTCGAGCATGTTGCGGATGGCCGATAGTTTTGAGGAGACCTTGGCGCCGCCGAGGATCGCCATTAATGGACGGGCTGGATTGATTACCGCCTTATTGAAGAATTCAATCTCTCGGTAGAGTAGCAGGCCGGCAGCCTTGGCGGTGAAATAGTGGGTTACCCCCTCGACCGATGCGTCTGCCCTGTGGGAGACAGCGAAGGCATCGTTGATATAGCAATCACCAAAGGCGGACAGAGCCTTGGCAAAGTCAGGATCGTTTTTTTGTTCTTCAGGATGAAAACGGAGATTTTCAAGAAGCATTATTTCGCCTGCCTTGAGACCGTCAGCCATGGCCATGGATTCTGGTCCCAAACAGTCAGGGGCCATGAGGACCGGCTGTTTCAAAAGTTCACTGAGCCGCTTTGCCGCAGGGGCCAGAGAGAATTTTTCCAGGCGTTGTCCCTTGGGACGTCCGCAATGGGAGCAGAGTACGACTCTGGCGTTTTTTTCGATCAGGAGTCTGATCGTGGGTAGCACTCCCTGTATCCTGGTGTCATCGGTGATGTTCCCACTGCTATCCATGGGGACATTAAAGTCCACCCGCATCAGGACTCGTTTGTTGGTCACATCAAGATCGTGTATTTGCATCATGACAAGGACTCCTTGTGATAAGTTTGTGGGCCGGGTGGCATTGCGAGTTGGGACACAAAAAAATCGCTATCTATGGCTGAAATGGAACAACGCAATCTATTGTTCAACGTAACTACACAGGTTAACGGTAATTAGTTGTCGGTTTACGGTTAAAAGAATCATGGTTAGTCATAAATCATCGCATGATACTCAATGTCAGTGTGTTCTCAGCCATTGGCAGGACCCTATCACCGTCAACTGTCAACCGTAAACCGACAACCTGAGCAGTTATTATTCAACTTGAGTAATTAATTGTTTTTTTACTAGGATAGCATCGTCTGCGGGCGTGGTATAGTAGTTTTTTCTCTGGCCTACGATCTGGAACCCATTTTTTTGATACAAGGTCAGGGCAATGCGATTCGATGCGCGTAGTTCAAGAAAACATTCCTTGACCAATGAGGCCAAGAGGAATTGATCAACCGCTGTCAGCAGGATTGAGGCGAGACCTTGTCTGCGGTATTCACGGTCTACCGCAATTTTGCGGATTTCTGCCTCGTCAAGAATGGTGGCGCCAAAGATGTAGCCGAGGATACGGGTAGTGGATGAGAGAGGGTGGGTTCGTGGCGGATGGCGCTCCGTCTCAACTGCTTGCATTAAGTAAGATTTCGTTTCAGCTGAGGCTGGGAGTCTGATCACGAAGTGCCAGCCATGAGGCAAGGTCAACTCATCCTTGAGTTGATCATAGGTCCATGGTCCGGTGAGTGTCTGTTCGATGGCCCAAACCCCGGCAAGATCGGCTTGGGTCATGGCGCTCACTTCGAGCCGGGCGGGTTTCACGGGAAAGGAGCGCTTCGGTTTTTGGAGCGTATCACCTG
This Desulfobulbaceae bacterium DNA region includes the following protein-coding sequences:
- a CDS encoding phosphoglycerate kinase; its protein translation is MMQIHDLDVTNKRVLMRVDFNVPMDSSGNITDDTRIQGVLPTIRLLIEKNARVVLCSHCGRPKGQRLEKFSLAPAAKRLSELLKQPVLMAPDCLGPESMAMADGLKAGEIMLLENLRFHPEEQKNDPDFAKALSAFGDCYINDAFAVSHRADASVEGVTHYFTAKAAGLLLYREIEFFNKAVINPARPLMAILGGAKVSSKLSAIRNMLDRVNGMIIGGAMANTFLKAQGHDIGSSLVENDLLDTARELLSLASNKNITIHLPTDFVVADTFAADATTRIVGLDKVPNGWMILDIGPDSAASFTKALAEAKTIVWNGPMGAFEMTPFANGSTALVQAVTNSSALSIVGGGDTNALINQANAGNKVSYMSTGGGAFLELMEGKQLPGVTALD
- the secG gene encoding preprotein translocase subunit SecG, translated to MVTLLTIVHISVCFFLIVIVLLQHGKGADMGASFGGGSGQTVFGTEGPLPLLNKITTTGAIVFMITSVSLAYYSANTSKSSVMKSMRVTAPIEQQVDIAPTPVEVPMTPETQVQSEGKTDPTAQFPGAKTTDTPAAAPQTQEVKIPAESQPKEAAPAQKQEQ
- a CDS encoding triose-phosphate isomerase is translated as MPRRTLIAGNWKMHLTLAEAAKLATAVGLATTDAECEVMIAPPFTSLPTVAEALRGTKVLLGSQNACWADKGAFTGEISPLMLKEIGCTLVILGHSERRHLFHEDNSMINLRLQGVMSFGLIPVLCIGETLEQRQNGHTIQVLESQLREGLAAVTLDDPNHLIIAYEPVWAIGTGQTASTEQAQDAHAFIRTILADLFKKTVASGIRILYGGSVKSDNVDALMGQADIDGALVGGAALQIDSFARIIHHRTGA
- the rimI gene encoding ribosomal-protein-alanine N-acetyltransferase, whose translation is MNWAVTPTCLPTEPCPSPSRWCDPNGRDSGDTLQKPKRSFPVKPARLEVSAMTQADLAGVWAIEQTLTGPWTYDQLKDELTLPHGWHFVIRLPASAETKSYLMQAVETERHPPRTHPLSSTTRILGYIFGATILDEAEIRKIAVDREYRRQGLASILLTAVDQFLLASLVKECFLELRASNRIALTLYQKNGFQIVGQRKNYYTTPADDAILVKKQLITQVE